The Mastomys coucha isolate ucsf_1 unplaced genomic scaffold, UCSF_Mcou_1 pScaffold13, whole genome shotgun sequence genome has a window encoding:
- the LOC116087053 gene encoding protocadherin beta-11-like produces MENRGGHYLQTRQVLLLFVFLGMSRAHAEAGRLSVVEERLSGALVGNLVKDLGLQVGELSARGAQVASNDNKLPLQLNINTGDLLLSEPLDREELCGSIEPCVLHFQVLLKNPLKILQVELQVMDVNDNSPVFLEKEMVLEIPENSPVGAVFLIESATDLDVGINAVKSYGISQNSHFHVTMRVNPDGRKYPELVLDKALDYEEQHELNLILTALDGGMPPRSGTALVRVEVIDVNDNSPEFDHMFYEVTIPENSRPGSLLITASASDLDSGINGEVSYAFSHASEDIQKTFEINKHSGEISLRGYLDFETTESYSIIIKATDRGGLFGKSTIRIQVMDVNDNFPEIIVSSFINPIPENTAETLVMIFSIRDKDSGENGKMVCTIPEDLPFVLKSSIENYYHLETGGALDRERRAEYNITISVTDLGTPRLTTQHTITVQVSDINDNAPAFTQTSYTMFIRENNSPALHIGAISATDSDSGSNAHITYSLLSVEDSQLSLASLISINADNGQLFALRALDYEALQIFEFQAGATDGGSPALSSQVLVRIVVLDDNDNAPFVLYPLQNASTPCTELLPRAAEPGYLVTKVVAVDRDSGQNAWLSFQLLKATEPGLFSVWAHNGEVHTTRLLSERDAPKHKLLLVVKDNGDPPRSASVTLHVLLVEGFSQPFLPLPEMARDSAQDVEDELTLYLVIALASVSSLFLLSVLLFVGVRLCRRARAASLGGCTVPEGHFPDHLVDISGAGTLSQNYQYEVRLMGGSGTNEFRFLKPVSPSLQPQFLGKEIEESPTLRNSFGLFSDCN; encoded by the coding sequence ATGGAGAACCGAGGAGGACACTACCTGCAGACAAGGCAAGTCCtgcttctctttgttttcctAGGAATGTCTCGAGCACACGCTGAGGCTGGGAGACTTTCAGTGGTGGAGGAAAGGCTGAGTGGGGCCTTGGTAGGGAATTTGGTAAAGGATCTGGGGCTCCAGGTGGGTGAGCTGTCTGCACGCGGGGCTCAAGTGGCCTCTAATGATAATAAACTGCCTTTGCAACTGAACATAAATACAGGAGATTTGCTCCTAAGTGAACCGCTGGACCGTGAGGAGCTGTGTGGCTCCATTGAGCCCTGCGTGCTCCATTTCCAGGTGTTACTGAAAAACCCCTTAAAGATTTTGCAAGTTGAGCTTCAGGTCATGGATGTAAATGACAACTCCCCCGTAttcttggaaaaagaaatggTTTTAGAAATCCCAGAGAACAGCCCTGTTGGTGCCGTGTTCTTGATAGAAAGTGCGACCGATTTAGATGTAGGAATCAATGCGGTTAAAAGCTATGGGATAAGCCAGAACTCTCATTTCCACGTTACAATGAGAGTTAATCCCGATGGCAGGAAATATCCAGAGCTAGTTTTGGACAAGGCACTGGATTATGAGGAGCAGCATGAGCTCAATCTCATCCTCACTGCTTTGGATGGAGGGATGCCACCCAGGTCTGGGACTGCATTGGTTCGAGTGGAGGTCATAGATGTCAATGACAACTCCCCTGAGTTTGACCACATGTTCTATGAAGTGACGATTCCAGAGAATAGCAGGCCTGGCTCACTGCTTATCACTGCCTCAGCTTCGGATTTAGACTCAGGAATTAATGGTGAAGTATCTTATGCTTTTTCCCATGCGTCAGAGGATATtcaaaaaacatttgaaattaataAACATTCTGGAGAAATAAGTTTAAGAGGCTATTTGGACTTTGAAACAACTGAATCCTACTCGATAATCATTAAAGCTACGGATAGGGGAGGACTTTTTGGGAAATCTACAATAAGAATTCAGGTGATGGATGTGAACGATAATTTTCCTGAAATCATTGTGTCATCCTTTATCAATCCAATCCCAGAAAATACCGCAGAGACTTTAGTTATGATTTTTAGTATTCGAGACAAGGACTCGGGTGAGAATGGCAAGATGGTTTGCACTATTCCGGAGGACCTCCCGTTTGTGCTAAAATCTTCTATTGAAAATTATTACCACTTAGAAACAGGGGGAGCactggacagagagaggagagctgaGTACAACATCACCATCTCTGTCACCGACCTGGGCACACCCAGGCTCACAACCCAGCACACCATTACAGTGCAGGTGTCCGACATCAACGACAACGCCCCCGCCTTCACCCAAACCTCCTACACCATGTTCATCCGCGAGAACAACAGCCCCGCCCTGCACATAGGCGCCATCAGTGCCACAGACTCAGACTCAGGCTCCAATGCCCACATCACCTACTCGCTGCTGTCAGTTGAGGATTCACAGCTGTCCCTCGCCTCGCTCATCTCCATCAATGCTGACAATGGGCAGCTGTTCGCTCTCAGGGCACTGGACTATGAGGCCCTGCAGATCTTCGAGTTCCAGGCGGGCGCCACAGACGGAGGCTCGCCCGCGCTCAGCAGCCAGGTTCTGGTGCGCATAGTGGTGCTGGACGACAATGACAATGCGCCCTTCGTGCTCTACCCGCTGCAGAACGCCTCTACGCCCTGCACAGAACTGCTGCCCAGAGCTGCGGAGCCTGGATACCTGGTCACTAAAGTGGTGGCTGTGGACCGTGACTCTGGCCAGAATGCCTGGCTGTCATTCCAGCTGCTCAAGGCTACGGAGCCTGGGTTGTTCAGCGTGTGGGCTCACAATGGCGAGGTGCACACCACCAGGCTGCTGAGCGAGCGCGATGCACCCAAGCACAAGCTGCTGTTGGTGGTCAAGGACAATGGCGATCCTCCGCGCTCTGCCAGTGTCACACTGCACGTGTTGCTAGTGGAGGGTTTCTCTCagcccttcctgcctctgccagagATGGCACGAGACTCCGCGCAAGATGTTGAAGATGAGCTCACGCTGTACCTGGTTATCGCTTTGGCATCTGTGTCTTCGCTTTTCCTCCTGTCTGTGCTGCTGTTTGTGGGAGTGAGGCTGTGCAGGAGGGCCAGGGCTGCCTCTCTGGGTGGCTGTACAGTGCCTGAGGGACACTTTCCTGATCATCTCGTGGATATTAGTGGTGCGGGAACTCTGTCCCAGAACTACCAGTATGAGGTGCGTCTGATGGGAGGTAGTGGGACAAATGAGTTCAGATTCTTGAAGCCAGTTTCCCCCAGTTTACAACCCCAGTTCCTTGGAAAAGAAATCGAGGAAAGTCCTACTTTGCGCAATAGCTTTGGGTTATTTAGTGACTGTAATTGA